One window of the Perca fluviatilis chromosome 5, GENO_Pfluv_1.0, whole genome shotgun sequence genome contains the following:
- the LOC120559488 gene encoding receptor-type tyrosine-protein phosphatase V-like isoform X1: protein MRAQTFPRAQILQELTLRCQALAANDNRGFKQEFEELDEVGKNLPTRAGDSEANREKNRYPYILPYDHCRVRLSVQNSQPHTDYINANFVPGGGSERDFICTQGPLHNTMADFWRMVWEQNVRIIVMVTALRHKDMVLCDRYWPLERGTVNHGLIQVMTVTCKQGPDYFITTINLRQRACSTVRIITQYYYPAWPDRGVPKDSSSLCAFTEHVRQELEAIPQLGPAVVHCSAGVGRSGTFVTLLWLMQLCARGIRPDIRAAVEDLRLHRMWMVQNLEQYIFVHQCLLHWLRGGTSARRPPVQGASSKMNHHSQDQPHSSLGHSGRRHRHRQHTVTSAQPQNTLQQILNPGMLLRKLLPSSSPFNPGSHAS from the exons ATGAG GGCGCAAACTTTCCCAAGGGCGCAAATTCTGCAGGAGTTAACTTTGCGATGCCAGGCACTCGCAGCCAATGACAACAGGGGCTTTAAACAGGAGTTTGAG GAGCTAGATGAAGTTGGCAAAAACCTCCCCACCCGAGCAGGGGACTCAGAGGCCAACAGAGAAAAGAACAGATACCCCTACATACTGCCAT ATGACCATTGTCGCGTCAGGCTGTCAGTCCAAAACTCCCAACCACACACTGACTACATCAACGCAAATTTTGTGCCT GGTGGAGGATCAGAAAGAGACTTCATCTGCACCCAGGGTCCTTTGCACAACACCATGGCTGACTTCTGGAGGATGGTGTGGGAGCAAAACGTCAGGATAATCGTCATGGTGACAGCTCTGAGACACAAGGACATG GTGCTGTGTGATAGGTATTGGCCTCTGGAACGAGGCACAGTTAATCATGGACTGATCCAAGTGATGACAGTGACCTGCAAACAAGGTCCAGACTATTTTATCACCACCATTAACCTCAGACAG agagCTTGTTCAACAGTCAGGATCATCACACAGTACTACTACCCTGCCTGGCCGGACCGGGGCGTCCCTAAAGACTCATCCTCACTCTGTGCCTTCACTGAGCATGTGCGGCAGGAATTGGAAGCTATTCCACAACTGGGGCCGGCTGTGGTGCACTGCag TGCAGGTGTTGGGCGTTCAGGGACATTTGTGACGTTGTTGTGGCTGATGCAGCTGTGTGCGAGGGGCATCCGGCCTGATATCCGGGCTGCTGTGGAGGATCTACGGCTACATCGAATGTGGATGGTCCAAAATCTG GAGCAGTACATATTTGTTCATCAGTGTCTGCTACACTGGCTCCGTGGAGGAACCTCAGCACG CAGGCCACCAGTTCAGGGAGCCAGTTCAAAAATGAACCACCACAGTCAAGATCAACCGCACAGCTCCCTGGGCCATTCAGGGAGGAGACATCGCCATCGTCAGCACACAGTTACATCAGCCCAACCACAGAACACATTGCAGCAGATTTTGAACCCTGGAATGCTACTGAGGAAGTTACTGCCTTCCTCATCACCGTTTAATCCAGGCTCACATGCTTCCTGA
- the LOC120559488 gene encoding receptor-type tyrosine-protein phosphatase V-like isoform X2, which yields MRAQTFPRAQILQELTLRCQALAANDNRGFKQEFEELDEVGKNLPTRAGDSEANREKNRYPYILPYDHCRVRLSVQNSQPHTDYINANFVPGGGSERDFICTQGPLHNTMADFWRMVWEQNVRIIVMVTALRHKDMVLCDRYWPLERGTVNHGLIQVMTVTCKQGPDYFITTINLRQRACSTVRIITQYYYPAWPDRGVPKDSSSLCAFTEHVRQELEAIPQLGPAVVHCSAGVGRSGTFVTLLWLMQLCARGIRPDIRAAVEDLRLHRMWMVQNLEQYIFVHQCLLHWLRGGTSARPPVQGASSKMNHHSQDQPHSSLGHSGRRHRHRQHTVTSAQPQNTLQQILNPGMLLRKLLPSSSPFNPGSHAS from the exons ATGAG GGCGCAAACTTTCCCAAGGGCGCAAATTCTGCAGGAGTTAACTTTGCGATGCCAGGCACTCGCAGCCAATGACAACAGGGGCTTTAAACAGGAGTTTGAG GAGCTAGATGAAGTTGGCAAAAACCTCCCCACCCGAGCAGGGGACTCAGAGGCCAACAGAGAAAAGAACAGATACCCCTACATACTGCCAT ATGACCATTGTCGCGTCAGGCTGTCAGTCCAAAACTCCCAACCACACACTGACTACATCAACGCAAATTTTGTGCCT GGTGGAGGATCAGAAAGAGACTTCATCTGCACCCAGGGTCCTTTGCACAACACCATGGCTGACTTCTGGAGGATGGTGTGGGAGCAAAACGTCAGGATAATCGTCATGGTGACAGCTCTGAGACACAAGGACATG GTGCTGTGTGATAGGTATTGGCCTCTGGAACGAGGCACAGTTAATCATGGACTGATCCAAGTGATGACAGTGACCTGCAAACAAGGTCCAGACTATTTTATCACCACCATTAACCTCAGACAG agagCTTGTTCAACAGTCAGGATCATCACACAGTACTACTACCCTGCCTGGCCGGACCGGGGCGTCCCTAAAGACTCATCCTCACTCTGTGCCTTCACTGAGCATGTGCGGCAGGAATTGGAAGCTATTCCACAACTGGGGCCGGCTGTGGTGCACTGCag TGCAGGTGTTGGGCGTTCAGGGACATTTGTGACGTTGTTGTGGCTGATGCAGCTGTGTGCGAGGGGCATCCGGCCTGATATCCGGGCTGCTGTGGAGGATCTACGGCTACATCGAATGTGGATGGTCCAAAATCTG GAGCAGTACATATTTGTTCATCAGTGTCTGCTACACTGGCTCCGTGGAGGAACCTCAGCACG GCCACCAGTTCAGGGAGCCAGTTCAAAAATGAACCACCACAGTCAAGATCAACCGCACAGCTCCCTGGGCCATTCAGGGAGGAGACATCGCCATCGTCAGCACACAGTTACATCAGCCCAACCACAGAACACATTGCAGCAGATTTTGAACCCTGGAATGCTACTGAGGAAGTTACTGCCTTCCTCATCACCGTTTAATCCAGGCTCACATGCTTCCTGA
- the LOC120559776 gene encoding serine/threonine-protein kinase fray2 — MDHVRPQETEQNKGSTLRHREHSDESPEKRPTDSSASPSQDKKRLIRRVRSPSRPRAWLSNSYKPKFGGPFYKPRFTKDEHSFYKPGFGNQRYHHFNPRGSFHRRDHFQPKPHHIALREREREKEKERYEHRESAERTSPSNPNPTRPFLPRSTSSRDKDMQYIVCQNDRNQSRERDHRGTKSKERERSRDRELPSTASQTATRDRAIQKKRREIDEVYHQECEMFGLVAKMLIAKDPTLERPIQSALQENLRDIGKRCVEGMEKFIEDYDSRELSH, encoded by the exons atggaTCATGTACGACCGCAAGAAACCGAGCAGAACAAg GGCTCCACGTTGCGGCACAGGGAACACAGCGATGAGTCTCCCGAAAAGAGGCCCACTGACAGCTCTGCGTCTCCCTCTCAG GATAAGAAGAGGCTAATCAGAAGAGTGCGAAGTCCATCAAGACCAAGGGCATGGCTGTCCAATTCTTACAAACCAAAGTTTGGAGGGCCATTCTACAAACCGCG TTTTACAAAGGATGAGCACTCATTCTACAAACCTGGCTTTGGCAACCAGAGATACCACCACTTCAACCCACGAGGTTCCTTCCACCGGAGAGATCATTTCCAGCCTAAACCTCACCACATCGCACTGAGGGAGAGGGAAcgggagaaggagaaggagcgGTACGAGCACAGAGAAAGCGCTGAGAGAACTTCACCTTCAAATCCAAACC CTACCAGACCTTTCTTACCCAGATCAACGTCCAGCAGAGACAAGGACATGCAGTACATC GTTTGTCAGAACGACAGGAACCAAAGCAGGGAGAGAGATCACAGGGGGACAAAAAGCAAAGAACGAGAACGAAGCAGAGACCGGGAGCTCCCTTCAACTGCGAGCCAGACGGCGACACGAGACAGAGCCATccaaaagaagaggagagagatagaTGAG GTGTACCATCAGGAATGTGAAATGTTTGGCCTTGTGGCCAAGATGCTGATAGCAAAGGATCCGACCCTGGAGCGCCCCATCCAGTCCGCGCTGCAGGAGAACCTAAGGGACATCGGCAAGCGTTGTGTGGAGGGCATGGAGAAATTTATAGAGGACTATGACTCCAGGGAGCTGTCTCACTAA